A region from the Linepithema humile isolate Giens D197 chromosome 1, Lhum_UNIL_v1.0, whole genome shotgun sequence genome encodes:
- the LOC105676645 gene encoding odorant receptor 82a-like, with protein MKRASDSSVVYKRDSDYSLQLNRWFLKPIGAWPELSTHSTTRNILINVLRIMCHSLIAFAVIPSILYIFFEEKDFRLKLKAIGPTSHCLMGGINYCSLLYHNNRIGRSIEHMELDWRLANKEHNRKMMLRNARVGRVIAGVCALIMQGGVFCYNLARGLSPIIMTIGNETITIGRLPCPSFNKIVDTRFSPVYEVVLVLQCLSIVVVNNVTVSACGLAAVFTMHACGQLNVVILRLEELVDEKREVLQSLKLMDIVERHLRALKFLSRMEAIMRQICFVELVGSTFNLCMLGYYTITEWQEESINTIITYVMVLTGMMFNIFIFCFIGELVTEQCKKVGEAAYMTNWYYLPHKTVLGLILIILRSKTVIKITAGKIFHMSIPTFGVVIRTSVTYLNMLRALTM; from the exons ATGAAACGTGCCTCCGACAGCTCTGTGGTTTATAAACGAGATAGTGACTATAGTCTTCAACTGAACCGCTGGTTCTTGAAACCGATAGGTGCTTGGCCGGAATTATCGACGCACTCCACGACCAGAAATATCCTGATAAATGTCCTGAGAATAATGTGTCATTCTTTAATAGCTTTCGCCGTGATACCttctatattgtatatattcttCGAAGAGAAAGACTTCCGCTTGAAGCTCAAGGCAATAGGGCCGACAAGCCACTGTCTCATGGGCGGTATTAATTACTGCTCGCTCTTGTATCATAACAATCGGATAGGCAGATCTATTGAGCACATGGAACTCGATTGGCGTTTGGCAAACAAGGAGCACAATCGAAAAATGATGTTACGAAACGCCAGAGTGGGACGTGTTATAGCGGGCGTTTGTGCGCTAATCATGCAAGGTGGTGTTTTTTGCTACAATCTGGCAAGAGGATTGTCACCGATAATCATGACTATCGGCAACGAGACAATAACGATAGGTCGCTTACCGTGTCCGTCTTTCAACAAAATCGTGGATACTAGATTCAGTCCGGTGTACGAGGTCGTGCTCGTGTTACAGTGCCTCTCGATCGTTGTGGTGAATAATGTTACAGTCAGTGCATGCGGTCTCGCCGCTGTTTTCACGATGCACGCATGCGGTCAGCTCAACGTGGTGATACTACGCCTCGAAGAACTCGTCGATGAAAAACGAGAAGTCCTTCAGTCCTTGAAACTGATGGACATCGTGGAGCGTCATTTGCGAGCGTTGAA ATTTCTCTCACGTATGGAGGCAATTATGCGTCAAATATGTTTCGTGGAGTTGGTCGGAAGTACATTCAACTTGTGTATGCTAGGATATTATACCATTACG GAATGGCAAGAGGAAAGTATAAATACTATAATAACATATGTTATGGTACTTACAGGGAtgatgtttaatattttcatattctgCTTCATCGGTGAACTTGTGACAGAGCAG TGTAAAAAAGTTGGGGAGGCAGCTTATATGACAAACTGGTATTATTTGCCGCATAAAACTGTTCTTggtctaattttaataattttgcgctcgaaaactgttattaaaatcacagctggaaaaatatttcatatgtcTATTCCAACTTTCGGTGTT gtAATTAGAACATCTGTCACGTATTTAAATATGCTTCGAGCTCTgacaatgtaa